A stretch of the Gossypium hirsutum isolate 1008001.06 chromosome D07, Gossypium_hirsutum_v2.1, whole genome shotgun sequence genome encodes the following:
- the LOC107925914 gene encoding cytochrome b5: protein MGGERKVYTLAEVSQHNHAKDCWLVIEGKVFDVTKFLEDHPGGDDVLLSSTGKDATDDFEDVGHSSSARAMMDEFYVGDIDTSTIPSKRKYTPPKQPHYEQDKTSEFVIKLLQFLVPLLILGLAFGVRSYTKTPASS, encoded by the exons ATGGGTGGAGAAAGAAAGGTCTACACTTTGGCTGAGGTTTCTCAACACAACCATGCTAAAGACTGTTGGCTTGTCATTGAGGGCAAG GTATTTGATGTGACTAAATTCTTGGAGGACCACCCTGGTGGTGATGATGTCTTGCTGTCTTCCACAG GGAAGGATGCAACTGATGATTTTGAAGATGTTGGTCATAGTAGCAGTGCTCGAGCAATGATGGATGAGTTTTATGTGGGTGACATCGATACATCGACCATCCCCTCTAAGAGGAAGTACACTCCTCCAAAGCAGCCTCACTACGAACAAGACAAGACCTCAGAATTTGTCATAAAGCTTCTCCAATTCCTTGTTCCCCTGCTAATCTTGGGATTGGCCTTCGGTGTCCGCTCCTATACCAAAACACCAGCTTCATCTTAA